In Hoplias malabaricus isolate fHopMal1 unplaced genomic scaffold, fHopMal1.hap1 scaffold_565, whole genome shotgun sequence, the DNA window ACCAGGAGATGGTTCTGAAGTAGGTGTTCAGTTGAAAGCATCTGGGTTTTCTTTGACTGAACATTTGGGAACTTGTGACAAGAGATTGTAGTGAGATCAGACCTCTTTGGTAGTGACTATGGGTGTAAATGACTGTAACATTGAGTGTAtataatgtctttgtgtttcTGTATTTCATTGTATTGATTATGTGGGTCATAGCCATGTTATGTTTTGCATGTACTGTGTCAAACCTGCTTTAGTGAATGATGGGGTTGTTTAATAATAAGTCATTAAACAGTTTGCTGAAACAGTAATGGAATTGCGTTATATTTGCAGAACTTTGTATAGACTGAAAAAAGAAGGACATTAATAGTCTTCTGCTGCAGTAACCACAATGTATTAACAGTTAGCATTAGCACTGAAATTAACGTTATGTTATAAGCATGGGTGTCAGTTCCTGTATAGACATACCTTTTGAAGTCATGTGTATTACCTCATGAATTCAGTCatctcactctttttctctatctctctctctctctctctctctttttctctctgtctctcactctttctctctctcgctctctctgtctctctttctttctctctcgctgtctctctctctttgtctctctctctctccctttctctctcgctctgtctctctcgctccctgtctctctcgttccgtctctctcgctccctgtctctcttgctctctgtctctctctctctctctctttctctctcgctctctgtttctctctctctctctctctctaggtcgTGTCCGAACCCGGAGACAGAGTTCAGGCAGCAGTGTTGGGGGCGGAGCCTCTGTCACAGACAGTAGGGGGCGAAGTCGAGCTAAAGTTGTTTCTCAATCGCAACGTGAGTTTactcccaaaacacacaccatcCGCTTTCTACTTTTAATGTCTGTCTGGGATTTCACAGAGTGACTGTAGCGTTGTTATTTTTAAGAGCTGTGATCTGTTTTAGTTTCACTGCATTTCATTCATACTATTTTCACTGAAGTGGTATGAATGATGCTTACAAAGATCTGTTCTCTTTCTATGCCACATTGTAAACATCTGCATGTTTTATATTGTTGCCCTTAGCAACACTTGGGGATCATTTTCTTTAGCAAATACAATTACCTGTCCAGTGCATGCTGGGTAATGTAGTTTTCTTTGACATTGTGTAACGGAATGCCCTTCGCTACCCTGTGTGCTGCTCATACATAAGGATCCAGATCAGCTAACACTGCGGGTGGTAAGACTCATCACGGTACAGCAGCCTTACTGACCAGTCCGCATGTTTCTGAACCCCTGTGTCCTTGTGATTCTGAAGTGTGTAAAGCATGATCCATATCACCTCACCTAGACGTGTATATAATCAAAATAGTTTACTCACTTTTGTGTTCATTTGCTGAATATTGATATCCGTCATAGTCTGTTTGTGTTGAATTTGTTGACGCAGAGATGTGACCAGTTCAGTTGTTTTGTGGTTTCTGTAATGGCTTCGATGCATGTCCTTGATCCATCTTcaccatttgtttatttatgatttaaaatctaattAAATATCAATCAGATCAGTTTCAATTACATATATAATGTACTTCTGTCACGtactctctctcgctttctctctgtgtttgggtgtgtgtataGCTGGGAGTCGCTCCAGTTCTCCTGGGAAGCTCATCGGTCAATCGTATGGAAAAATCCCCCGTGCCACGGGCAGTGGGACACCTTCGGAAAAACGCAGTAAAATCCCCCGCAGTCAGGGCTGCAGCCGAGAGACCAGCCCCAGCCGCTCTGGTCAGGGTGAGAGAAGATACATGCTTATCAACTCATATCTATGTATTTGAAAGActctcttatccagagtgaagCAGCAACTGCCTAACTTCATTATACACCAGCCTGCGCACAGATGTCCGTAACTGAACTAATATGCAACATCCCAAAGACACAAGAGCATATAAACACACTGATAGATTCAGACTCTCTTCATTTCCTCTTCAGTCTGTTCCTTCCTTGCTTTCTGCCTCACTGACCTTCTGTATCCCTGTTTTGGCCTAACTGCTACGCTTTGTTCTCTCTTGCGGCTCTTCtgctccgtgtgtgtgtctctgtgtgtgtgtgtgtgtgtgtgtgtgtgttgtgattgtgGTGGTGGGGTGTTAGTGAGGGGAAGTCGTATCCCTCGGCCTAGTATGAGTCAGGGTTGCAGTCGTGACACCAGCCGAGAGAGCAGCAGAGACACCAGCCCAGCACGAGGTTTCACTCCGCTGggtgagtctctctctcacacacacacacacacacacacacacacacacacacacacacatacaaccacTTGCtcttgcaaacacacacatgctgtttctgctgttctctttcatttctctctctctcaaggttGCTGTCTCACATCAATGACAATTTATATACTTTAATGCTATATTTAATTCCATAAATTCAGTTAACGTGTCTGATATGAAAACACAGATGTGGTTTGCTGAGGGTTTTAAACATTTGTGGCCCCAGCTTTCTATCACCGCAATGTAAAAGTCCGGTTTTACAAGCTTCACATCGAACCATTCTAATGACATTTGATACGACAGTTTTGTGCAGGTCAGATGTGCTCAGAGGGTTATTTTACATGAACCCCTCACTTCGGTGGTTTAGTCAGGATAACTGTGCTTTTTAGACACTGGAGCTTACTCCTGTTCTTCTTAAGCTCTCTTTCTGGGGGCTGCCATGTTTAGTACAGAACCTCTGATGGAACCAGGCCACTCAGTGATTTAAGAATGACAGATTGCTCCGTTGAATTTAGCTGATATGTGTATTATGTCTCAATTTGAGATTTGGAATGATTTGTTTGGTCAAGTCAAATGATCAGGCGATATGTCAGTACCTCATTTGTTCAGTGTGAGAGGTTAGACCTGTAAATATGAactgtgtttgggtgtgtcCTGTCCCTCCTCAATGCTGTCCAGTGTCCCGGCGTCACTCCCGCTCCACCAGCGCTCTGACCTCAGGGGATACTCTGCAGACAGGTGACTGACCTGCATGTCCCTCTAGATTACTCCACCACGCCATCCACCTTTGACGTTCTACAcgtacagactgtagtccacctatAGTGGGTAGTGGATTATTCTTAGTCCAATAGTGATTCTGAAAAAAAGTAGCACTGCTGTATTTGATCCATTAACACCAGCGCAATACAATACACCCCCACCATgtcacatcaatgtcactgcagggctgagaatgatccatcacccaaatcatacctgctctgtgggtgtagaaacaaggaggtggtatGTTGTATGGTTTATCTATTTATGACGCCATTTTGAATTCCATTTTCACGatcaatttattatttatttatttatttatttatttagtgacCTCTCCATTGTTTCTATTCATCTGGAGCTTTAAAGCTACAATAGGTTGAACAGTAAAGCTGGATAAAATCTACGAAAAAATCTACTCTTCTCCATTTTAACAAACATAAATCTGTTCTCAAAACTTGCAGAGTGTAGCTTAAAGCATCCAGTCATTTCTGTGTGTTGTACTGTATTGTGTGGGTGGTATCATTGTAATTgtattgcatttttaaatattgcatgTAAAAAAACAAGCTTTTCCTTAAAGCAGCAATAGGtattttttagcaaataaaaaataaaaaaataaaattgctcTGTAGTCCCTGAATTATCTGGATGTTCCCTAGAGAAGGCCACCACATGGGAgcagccatttaaaaaaaaaacacgaaaAAAAAGAGTCAACGGAAAAAAACGTATTGCTTCTTTAAGAATAATACAGTATTGCATTTATTCTGACagatattttctctctctctttctctcctcttcgAATTCCCAtcttctctccctcctccctcttgTTCTCTCAGATCGGTTTGGTCTCATTCACCAGGCTCGTATCTCAGCCTCAGTTAATGCGATGAGGATCCTGAACACAGGGATGGAAGTGGAGGCGGCGGTGGCTGATGCCCTGGTGAGATTTGACATGTATTTGCTCATCTTCAGTCCATTAGTCTTAAAGGGGCAGTATGTAAAAGGTTTTTATAAAACGTATTGTTCACTCCCGAGCCCATACAGTTTTTTGATAGCACAAAAaatgtacatacatacataaacactgAAGTTACATTAGGCATTGCACCCCACATTGCTTTTTAAACAAGGCACATTTACAcatcagtcttaaaggcacagtaacacCAACTGTTTTGTTGAAAGGAATACAGATGTGTATGAAAATGGTTATGTAAAAATTGATTATGGCTAGTTTTGCTAAATTAATCTAGGGGAAAATACACCAGGATACGGGCTCTTTACTCTTATAGTGAATATTATGACACTACTATTAATGTATAATATACACAGCCCTTGACTTAACAGTATCTCTGTATTTAACACCACAGCTTTGTGATAATCTTGAGTCCTGATACACGCTTGTCTTTGCTTTTTCCTTTCTGCTCCCTTAAATCTCACCAGCTTTTAGGAGACTCCAGGAATAAGgtagtgttgtgttgttgtacGGCTCTGTCccatttctccatattttcatCACCTCCAGATTCCGTTTGCAGTGCAGAGAGACGTTACATTCAAAAATGCAATGGTGCAAAggtttcttttaaaataatatgacAACAGCTATATTAttacctccagaggggaggccgggcttaTCACCAACTTAGCCcggagggcgtcactcctcaggcatgtcacttcgcatcaccggggtgtatGGAAGTCTTTCACCAGTTCTGCCAGTGCTCGTTCTTGAACTTAGAAATATTTCAAGTTCCAATTTTAAtcttccagaggggaggccctGCATACtaaccccttagcccagagggtcgccactcctcgggcttagCTATTCGCATCACCTGGGTCTATGGAAGTCTTCCCCCCCCCTTCCAGACTTCCAGAGGGTAGGACGTACTATAACATACTCAAATTCTCCATTCTCCCCAAGGGTCGCCACTCCCTCGGGGCATCAAGGATAAGTTCGTTCCGTACATATCCGGTCTCGGTTCCAAGAACCGATTTTGATGGAAGTTAGACTTCCAGGGAGGGTTCCTCTGCCCATCCCTTAAGTCCCCTCTGGAAGGCAGTGTTCATAAGGCGACATATCGCCTGCATACACTCTGCATAATGACAACAGACAGACAATCaaagacatttacatttatttaaggcAAATTTAAAGCATTAACTTTAAATACTGAGCCAAATATTTGGCATTTCACACCCATTCCCCTAATTTTAATCAGCCATTTCATGAACGTCCTCGTACAAGTCTGGGATTTAAATATGCTGCATGTGCAAGATGATCAAAGAATATTGCTTTGGTTTTTGAGTCATTTACTCAGACTATGTTGAGTTATATTCTAACGGCTGGATATTTTCATTATGAAACCAATGATGCCAAAGTAACTTGGCAATAATCATCATGACAACAGCAGCAGATCTTTGGAAACTTGGTTGCATGCATTAGTCCTAAATATAATGCTCTTGATTATGAAGAGACTAATTGTTATGTTTCACTGTTTGATCGCCAGCGGAGGCCCATGCGGCGCCGGTATGAATCTCCCGGTATGTATTCGGATGACGACGCCAATAGTGATGCGTCCAGTGCCTGTTCGGAGCGGTCGTACAGCTCTCGAAACGGAGGAGTCCCTCACTACCTGCGGCAGACAGAGGACGTGGCTGAGGTCCTGAATCACTGCGCCAGCTCCAACTGGTCTGAGCGAAAAGAAGGTCTCCTGGGACTCCAGAACCTTCTAAAGAGCCAAAGAATCCTCAGGTACTGTACACTAAACTATTCTCAAATAAGGGGCATGGAGGGGGCCATAATGAGGCCACAAAGCTTTCTCAGAAGCTGTATCTCTGCCTAGAAATACCAAAATGACCACCAAGCACCGTGGCTATGGTTAGCAAGTCCAGCTGAATTTACATTCAACTCCTTACATGCTGCCTGTCATTTCTATAGATTTACAGTAGAAGAATCTAGTACTCGTTGGTAGATAATTTCAGAAGATATCTGTGGTTCATTTCTGTTTCTCCTTCCTCCAGCCGAGTGGAACTGAAGAGGCTGTGTGAGATTTTCACCAGGATGTTTGCAGACCCTCATAGCAAGGTGAGCCACTTCAAATGAGCATTGTTCATGAATCTCGTTGATGACAGCATTATTTAATCCCGAATGTTGAGATGCTAATTGAACGTTTGTTTTCTTGCATGTTCTTGTCTTGATTGGATCGGCCATCAGAGAGTAAGTCTGGGTTCTGTGTCTCTATACGGTGACATTTAAATTATTAGTCCATCCTTTTAGTGTATTTCTATCATAAATCTTTGCCCGTGTGTGGCAGGTGTTCAGCATGTTCCTGGAGACTCTGGTGGACTTTATTACGCTGCACAGAGATGACCTGCAGGACTGGCTCTTTGTGCTGCTGACCCAGCTGCTGAAGAAGATGGGTGCTGACCTGCTGGGCTCTGTCCAGGCCAAAGTGCAAAAAGCCCTGGACGTCACAAGGTGTGAccttcttttctctgagacTTTTATgatcttttaaaaagttttttgtgAATGTAAAGGCAGCTTACAGCATGTTTATATATCATCCCATTTCTTCTattacattataaaatacatttttttacctCTGTTATTTTAAGGCATGTTGTTTTATGGAAGATTTTTCTCCCTTTCATTGTAAAGTACAGAGAAACACAAATATGTTTATAAGCCAATAATTTGACATTTTAGACTACGTAGTGcatattttctgatgaaatttcattcattcattcatcatctgtaaccctgtccagagcctacccagaatcattgggcgcaaggcgggaacacaccctggagggggcgccagtccttcacagggcaacacagacacacacattcactcacacctacggacacttttctgagtcgccgatccacctaccaacgtgtgtttttggactgtgggaggaaaccggagcacccggaggaaacccacgcagacacagggagaacacaccacagtcctcacagacagtcacccggaggaaacccacgcagacccagggagaacacaccacactcctcacagacagtcacccggagaaaaccctcgcagacacagggagaacacaccacactcctcacagacagtcacccggaggaaacccacgcagacacagagagaacacaccacactcctcatagacagtcacccggaggaaacccacgcagacacagagagaacacaccacactcttcacagacagtcacccggaagaaacccatgcggacacagggagaacacaccaactcctctggagctgtgtgactgcaacactacctgctgcgccaccgtgccgccctctgatgaatttatttaacaaaattttatgtttgtttatttttttcgtTTGGTTTATGTTAATATTGGTTATTGTACTCTCCAGGGATTCTTTTCCATACGACCAGCAGTTCAACATCCTGATGCGCTTCATTGTTGATCAGACACAGACGCCAAACCTCAAGGTTCaccaattatatattttattgttgtatttCAAGCTGTAAAAATCTTTTTCAATTTCTGCCCAAAAAATTATGCCTTGGCAAGTGAAAGCAGCTGACATCCAGTCCATTTTTTGTAGGTGAAGGTGGCCATTCTGAAGTACATCGAGTCATTGGCTCGGCAGATGGACCCTACAGACTTTGTGAACTCCAGTGAAACGCGGTTGGCTGTGTCTCGTATCATCACCTGGACCACAGAGCCTAAGAGCTCAGATGTCAGAAAGGTGAGTGTATATCAAAAGGTGCCCACAACTGAATTTAAGAAAATGCAGGCTTATTCATAGCAAAACAACCATGAAAACAGGGCTGCTACCACTAGTTATTGCTACGTCACCAACTTAAATGGTGAAGGATTTACATCCTGGTGCCTGTACACTGGTGTTATTAATTGACAAAGTACCCTGAAACTGAAGTGTAATTCACAATTGAATATGTGGAAAAGTGAAAATGGTGTTTAACTCGATTGAATCAATTGTGTGAATTATTTGAAAGCCaattatttgtaattgtaaCACACTTTGTGCCGTTCAGAATTATAGTCACCGTGATAAACAGCTTTCAACAGCATTCAAAATACAAGCTAGAtacaaaaattatttaaattacaataaTTATGAAGCACCTAGAGCTTTCAGTTTTTGCCATATCTCCCACTCACTTTATAAACGGGCCAAGGACTAGAGCTGtgctgactgtgtttgtgtgcactgTGACACTCAGACACTCCACAGCTGGGTGAGCGAGGAGCTGTCACTCAGGCTCGGCTCCCTGGCCTCTCTGCCCCTGGAGGGCAACCTGGAGGACAGATGCAAGCAGGTAGTCTCCTCTGACCTCTGACCGCCATGCATGACCTGCACAGACTCGGCTCGAGTTTCTTGAGGATGCTTTTCCTTCGAGAGGACACTTTTTGCTGTCCACGATTTAAGGCTCTGAATAATGCAACTGTGGGACGAAAGCTTGACTTCTAGTTAATCACTCTGAGGACTCTGGTGCCTGGGACTTTGTAGCCATCTGATTATGTATTTAACCATGATGCATGTCCTAACAATTTCTTCTAATCCCTCCCTTCTCTACCTGAATGGATGCAATGCTTGTCTTATTTATGTGGAAGGGTAACCAAAGTGAGATGGAGTATTTGTGTAACATAAAGAACACATGTCTAAATCATAGAATGTAATATACACATCATATTTTATACCATTCACGTCCATATGGATAGGGAGGAACATCCTAATTCCTGGTGGGtgttgaaataaaaaagaaatataaatcaaTCAATCTACAAATCCTATGTTGGGTCAATAATTGTTAATACCAACTTCTGCATGAGGGCCACTATCTGTCGACCAAAGGCTGCTCTCTTTCATTCTTCCATTTCTCCTTTCAGAAGGAATCTCCATATTTTACCTTGACGACTGCATCCCCTCACTATGTTTAAATGGAAGTGGTATCCCCCGGGAATCTCTGAGTGTTAGCCCTGCTCTCACTcctgtctgattgtgtgtttcAGGCTGCTCAGATGGTCCTGATCTGTCTGTTTGAGCTCAACACTCCGGAGTTCACCATGCTGCTGGGAGCTCTCCCCAAAACCTTCCAGGACGGAGCCACCAAACTCCTGCACAACCACCTGAAGAATTCCAGCAATGCCTCAGCCATGGTACACTCTCTACACTCGCCAGAGCACACACTGGTGTGACGGCTGCAGCATATGTCTGTGGTGATATAGCTTAGTTCATTTATTCTTTATGTAAAAATGATGTCAAAATTAAGACTCATTAATCTCATTCCAGGGTTCGCCGAGCAACACAGTGGGCCGCACTCCTACACGTCTCTCCAGTAGCCGCACCAGTCCGCTGACCTCTCCCACAAACTGCTCTCATGGAGGTCTTTCACCAAGGTACAGCACGCCACAAGCTTCAAATGATCTACAAATCACAGAGGTCCTTATTCAAATAGGACTGAGACTTTGAGTTTGGGGCTAGAAGAGATCTTATAACATGAGCACAGGTCTGGGGACTATTTTGAACAGTGTTGAGGCTGATTTGCAGGTTTAACTTGGTAAACAGAAGGTACAGAAACAACCTGCGAAACAGTAATGCATGACAAAACTTAGTGATGCACAATATAGCGGCAGccaatacagggggtcctcgacttacgacgttgatccgttcctacgtcgcgtcgtaaaccgattttcggtgtaagtcggaacatacgtacatactgtacgtaaataacatactgtaagcacttatcctatcctcacacctatcctcctcagtCCCGAGCCGcttaaccgtgtattcttccgccgcgccgcaccaaacacgaagttcacgttacgacatttacgacacaaaaccacttaagtcgaaacaaggctttatacagtaaatgggagatgtgtcgtaaccatgaaacatcgtaactcgggactgacgtaacccgaggacctcctgtatgtggattttttaaattattgttattggtctgatattggaattttagctgatattacAACCAATAACTTGGTGCCTATTTTCTGCTTGTGCACTGACACTTGTAAATACACAACTATGTCTGCCGTTTCTACAGAGAACAGTTTCTGGGATTAAATTTCTCCGTGATGAAaactaatgaaaaaaaatgtcacaCACACGGCAGGTTAAACAACAGAAAGATACTCTCaaacaccacagtgcaggaTCCTTTCTGATATcaacacatgaaaatagataAAGTCCTGAGTGTATTACTAAAAACACGATGATAAATGATTTTTTGATAAAaagaatttgttttgctttaatccagTGCGAATTGCtttaattatgaaaaaatgtatttatcggTTATTAATATCGGTGTCGGCTATTCCAAGGTGCTAGTTATCGGTTATCGTATCGGCCCAAAAGATTCTAAATTGGTGCATCCCTACTTCAAGTGTGTTCAATATTGTCCACCAAGTGCAAGTGTGGATACAGGTTTTCTTCTACACTTTTTATCAGTTTGATCAATCATTCATGTTTCTGCTTTGTTTGAATGAGTTCTTTCTGGACATATTATTGGACATCACTTTATTAGCATTGTTATGCTAAAAACATGCTTGTTTCCTACTGTGAACTAGACCCTCAAACTCTCCCAGGTTGTTTCACACGTTACATTTTtctctaaacatttctcacatACATTTAACCCACACTTCTCATGATTGTTCTAGTTAGAGATCACCTCTACTCCCTGATATGAGACATAGACACAGAACAAGagattgtgtctgtgtttgtgaataATATGTGCTCATTCATTTTGCCACAGTAGTACCTAGCTCAACTCTACGTTTCGTGGGACAGAAATCTCTAATTATTTTAGCTCTACACAGAATCTTGAATCCTCTGAGCTGCATGCTGCTATTAACAAGTTAATCCAGCTTTGCTTCTAAAACTAAATCCATAAACAAGTACATAAAAGTGTCGtaaactataaaaaaaatagCACAT includes these proteins:
- the LOC136681998 gene encoding CLIP-associating protein 1-like, whose amino-acid sequence is RVRTRRQSSGSSVGGGASVTDSRGRSRAKVVSQSQRSRSANTAGGKTHHAGSRSSSPGKLIGQSYGKIPRATGSGTPSEKRSKIPRSQGCSRETSPSRSGQVRGSRIPRPSMSQGCSRDTSRESSRDTSPARGFTPLVSRRHSRSTSALTSGDTLQTDRFGLIHQARISASVNAMRILNTGMEVEAAVADALLLGDSRNKRRPMRRRYESPGMYSDDDANSDASSACSERSYSSRNGGVPHYLRQTEDVAEVLNHCASSNWSERKEGLLGLQNLLKSQRILSRVELKRLCEIFTRMFADPHSKRVFSMFLETLVDFITLHRDDLQDWLFVLLTQLLKKMGADLLGSVQAKVQKALDVTRDSFPYDQQFNILMRFIVDQTQTPNLKVKVAILKYIESLARQMDPTDFVNSSETRLAVSRIITWTTEPKSSDVRKTLHSWVSEELSLRLGSLASLPLEGNLEDRCKQAAQMVLICLFELNTPEFTMLLGALPKTFQDGATKLLHNHLKNSSNASAMGSPSNTVGRTPTRLSSSRTSPLTSPTNCSHGGLSPSRLWGWSSNGVSKPSCPFTPPPPPPGPATPPLRGLRRALSPSMLEYDTENMNSEEIYSSLRGVTEAIQSFSFRSQEDSFEPIKRDTKKEDASGVASSAADPRLPADVMEGGRMALDNKTSLLNTPSPRQFLGPKTREYNPYNYTDSISAYDKGALREAMFDDDVEQFRDGRLQDFGENKLMHPKGFSAGPTQHLELVGDLLKELSSHSERVEERRAALLELLKVTRDDSVAVWEEHFKTMLLLILETLGDKDHTIRALALRVLKEILRSQPARFKNYAELTIMKTLEAHRDSHKEVRQIRTWESLVKF